One window of the Gammaproteobacteria bacterium genome contains the following:
- a CDS encoding methylmalonyl-CoA mutase family protein, with protein sequence MSSNPKKVEAGLAAETTPLRFVTAASLFDGHDAAINIMRRLIQSQGAEVIHLGHNRAVEDVVRAALQEDADAIAVSSYQGGHMEYFKYMVDMLKERGAGHIRVFGGGGGTITPEEISELHAYGVERIYHPNDGMHMGLVEMIQDVVKRTTEHRRGTEKPAKVALDDEISIGKMLSSIEEGALSEAELAKLRKEWEMAGKKTPVIGLTGTGGAGKSSVVDELLLRFLGAFPEMRIAVLAVDPTRRRSGGALLGDRIRMNALRSKRVFMRSMATRRQNASVNEMLHDCVAFLRGQGYDLVIVETAGIGQSDSQIVDLVDFPVYVMTSDYGAASQLEKIDMLDYADLVVLNKFDRRGAEDALRDVRKQWKRNRTAFKMPDEQVPVYPTIASQFNDPGVTWMFVNLCRLLRDKLKLDEAKWSPKADTSLKEPRATVLIPGSRVRYLAEIAEQGRGINGGIMRQAEAAGRAQHYYESLKELADPKLPEALSLYKAEDLDSVIPAKAGIQSNSASQTSADPTLILLRQRYQEAVKSLSSEALDLLREWPHRLKSVTDEHYTYEVRGKVIEGNNYVESLSHQKIPKIAAPRHMGWSELLRFLMKENLPGHYPYTGGVYPYRRTGEDPTRMFAGEGTPERTNRRFHYLSHGQKGARLSTAFDSVTLYGEDPAKRPDIYGKVGNSGVSIATLDDMKKLYSGFDLCASTTSVSMTINGPAPMILAMFMNTAIDQQVEKHLKEDPKRWAEAEKKIADIYKGKQRPKYHGELPPDSDGLGLALLGVTGDELVDAETYARIKAHTISTVRGTVQADILKEDQAQNTCIFSTEFALRMMGDIQQYFVENKVRNFYSVSISGYHIAEAGANPISQLAFTLSNGFTLVEYYLARGMKVDDFAPNLSFFFSNGMDPEYTVIGRVARRIWARAMRERYGASARSQMLKYHIQTSGRSLHAQEIQFNDIRTTLQALYALFDNCNSLHTNAYDEAITTPTEESVRRAVAIQLIINRELGLNFNENPWQGSFVVEQLTDIVEEAVYKEFEAISERGGVLGAMDTMYQRSKIQEESLYYEHKKHDGSLPLIGVNTFLPREHAGDITTAIELIRSNESEKQAQIANVATYQKARNDRGPESLKSLQQTARDRKNIFASLMEAVKFSSLGQISHSLYEVGGEYRRNM encoded by the coding sequence ATGAGCAGTAACCCCAAGAAAGTCGAGGCTGGTTTGGCGGCCGAGACCACCCCCCTGCGGTTCGTCACCGCGGCCAGCCTGTTCGACGGCCACGACGCCGCCATCAACATCATGCGCCGCCTGATCCAGAGCCAGGGGGCGGAGGTGATCCACCTCGGCCACAACCGCGCGGTGGAAGACGTGGTGCGGGCGGCCCTGCAGGAGGACGCGGACGCCATCGCCGTCAGCTCCTACCAGGGCGGCCACATGGAGTACTTCAAGTACATGGTGGACATGCTCAAGGAGCGGGGCGCGGGCCACATCCGCGTGTTCGGCGGCGGCGGCGGCACCATCACGCCGGAGGAGATCAGCGAGCTGCACGCCTACGGCGTGGAGCGCATCTACCACCCGAACGACGGCATGCACATGGGCCTGGTGGAGATGATCCAGGACGTGGTCAAGCGCACCACCGAGCACCGCCGCGGCACCGAGAAGCCCGCCAAGGTGGCGCTGGACGACGAGATCTCCATCGGCAAGATGCTCTCTTCCATAGAAGAAGGCGCCCTGTCCGAGGCGGAGCTCGCCAAGCTGCGCAAGGAATGGGAGATGGCCGGCAAGAAGACGCCGGTGATCGGCCTCACCGGCACCGGCGGCGCCGGCAAGTCCTCCGTGGTGGACGAGCTGCTCCTACGCTTCCTGGGCGCGTTCCCGGAGATGCGCATCGCCGTGCTGGCGGTGGACCCCACGCGCCGGCGCAGCGGCGGCGCGCTCCTGGGCGACCGCATCCGCATGAACGCGCTGCGTTCCAAGCGGGTGTTCATGCGCTCCATGGCCACCCGCCGCCAGAACGCCTCCGTGAACGAGATGCTGCACGACTGCGTGGCCTTCCTGCGCGGCCAGGGCTATGACCTCGTCATCGTCGAGACCGCCGGCATCGGCCAGTCCGATTCCCAGATCGTGGATCTCGTGGATTTCCCGGTCTACGTCATGACCAGCGACTACGGCGCCGCCAGCCAGCTCGAGAAGATCGACATGCTGGACTACGCGGACCTGGTGGTGCTGAACAAGTTCGACCGCCGCGGCGCGGAAGACGCGCTGCGCGACGTGCGCAAGCAGTGGAAGCGCAACCGCACCGCCTTCAAGATGCCGGACGAGCAGGTGCCGGTGTACCCTACCATCGCCAGCCAGTTCAACGACCCGGGCGTCACCTGGATGTTCGTGAACCTCTGCCGCCTGCTGCGGGACAAGCTCAAGCTGGACGAGGCCAAGTGGTCCCCCAAGGCCGACACCAGCCTCAAGGAACCCCGCGCCACGGTGCTCATCCCCGGCAGCCGGGTGCGTTACCTGGCCGAGATCGCCGAACAGGGTCGGGGCATCAACGGCGGCATCATGCGCCAGGCAGAGGCCGCCGGCCGCGCCCAGCACTATTACGAATCCCTCAAGGAACTTGCAGACCCCAAGCTCCCCGAGGCCCTCTCCTTATATAAGGCCGAAGACCTCGACTCCGTCATTCCAGCGAAAGCTGGAATCCAGTCCAACTCAGCTTCCCAGACCTCAGCTGACCCCACTCTCATCCTCCTGCGCCAGCGCTACCAGGAGGCGGTGAAGTCCCTCTCCAGCGAGGCGCTCGACCTCCTGCGCGAGTGGCCGCATAGGCTCAAGTCCGTCACGGACGAGCACTACACCTATGAAGTGCGCGGCAAGGTGATCGAGGGCAACAACTACGTCGAGTCCTTGTCGCACCAGAAGATCCCCAAGATCGCCGCCCCCAGGCACATGGGCTGGTCCGAGCTGCTGCGCTTCCTCATGAAGGAGAACCTGCCGGGCCATTACCCCTACACCGGCGGCGTGTACCCCTATAGAAGGACCGGCGAGGACCCGACCCGCATGTTCGCGGGCGAGGGCACCCCGGAGCGCACCAACCGGCGCTTCCATTACCTGAGCCACGGCCAGAAGGGCGCGCGGCTCTCCACCGCCTTCGACTCCGTGACGCTCTATGGCGAAGACCCGGCCAAGCGGCCGGACATCTACGGCAAGGTGGGCAACTCCGGCGTCAGCATCGCGACGCTGGACGACATGAAGAAGCTGTACTCCGGCTTCGACCTCTGCGCGTCCACCACCAGCGTATCCATGACCATCAACGGCCCGGCGCCCATGATCCTGGCCATGTTCATGAACACCGCCATAGACCAGCAGGTGGAGAAGCACCTCAAGGAAGACCCCAAGCGCTGGGCGGAAGCCGAGAAGAAGATCGCGGACATATATAAAGGTAAGCAGCGGCCCAAGTACCACGGCGAGCTGCCACCGGACAGCGACGGGCTCGGCTTGGCGCTCCTGGGGGTCACCGGCGACGAGCTGGTGGACGCGGAGACCTACGCCAGGATCAAGGCCCACACCATCTCCACCGTGCGCGGCACCGTGCAGGCGGACATCCTCAAGGAAGACCAGGCCCAGAACACCTGCATCTTCTCCACGGAGTTCGCCCTGCGCATGATGGGCGATATCCAGCAGTACTTCGTGGAGAACAAGGTCCGGAACTTCTACTCCGTGTCCATCTCCGGCTACCACATCGCCGAAGCCGGGGCGAACCCGATCTCCCAGCTCGCGTTCACCCTCTCCAACGGCTTCACCCTGGTGGAGTATTACCTCGCCCGCGGCATGAAGGTGGATGACTTCGCGCCGAACCTGAGCTTCTTCTTCTCCAACGGCATGGACCCGGAATACACCGTCATCGGCCGGGTGGCGCGCCGCATCTGGGCGCGGGCCATGCGCGAGCGCTACGGCGCCAGCGCCCGCAGCCAGATGCTCAAGTACCACATCCAGACCTCGGGCCGCTCCCTGCACGCCCAGGAGATCCAGTTCAACGACATCCGCACCACCCTGCAGGCCCTGTACGCGCTGTTCGACAACTGCAACAGCCTGCACACCAACGCCTACGACGAGGCGATCACCACCCCCACGGAGGAGAGCGTGCGCCGGGCGGTGGCGATCCAGCTCATCATCAACCGCGAGCTGGGGCTCAACTTCAACGAGAACCCCTGGCAGGGCAGCTTCGTGGTGGAGCAGCTGACGGACATCGTGGAAGAGGCGGTGTACAAGGAGTTCGAGGCCATCTCCGAGCGCGGCGGCGTGCTGGGAGCCATGGACACCATGTACCAGCGCTCCAAGATCCAGGAAGAGAGCCTCTACTACGAGCACAAGAAGCACGATGGCTCCCTGCCGCTCATCGGCGTGAACACCTTCCTGCCGCGGGAGCACGCGGGGGACATCACCACGGCCATCGAGCTCATCAGGTCGAATGAGAGCGAGAAGCAGGCCCAGATCGCCAACGTGGCGACCTACCAGAAGGCGCGGAACGACCGGGGTCCGGAGAGCCTGAAGTCCCTGCAGCAGACGGCGAGGGATAGGAAGAACATCTTCGCTTCCTTGATGGAAGCGGTGAAGTTCAGCTCGCTCGGCCAGATCTCCCATTCCTTATATGAGGTCGGCGGAGAGTACAGAAGGAACATGTGA
- a CDS encoding Glu/Leu/Phe/Val dehydrogenase dimerization domain-containing protein, whose amino-acid sequence MEIFATLEKMGHEQVVFFQHKESGLKAIVAVHNTVLGPALGGCRMWPYKSEDEAITDVLRLSRGMTYKAAVSGLNLGGGKAVIIGDPSQKSEALFRAFGRFVQSLGGRYITAEDVNTAIADMDYIFMETDYVAGVHPVHGGSGDPSPFTAFGTIQGIKACLMKKYGHTDLAKASYAVQGLGHVGFHVVKHLRDAGAKVFVTDMHKDRIEECVKLGAEAVSMDDIYKVDAKVYVPCALGATVNEKTIPQFKFEIIAGAANNQLATNECGDIIHKKGILYAPDYAINAGGLMNVSIELQGYDRERANRMVTGIYDIMGNIFKLADKDGIPTYVAADRTAEARIAAMGQVKLPTVNQPYERHFSGRRSAKH is encoded by the coding sequence ATGGAGATTTTCGCCACCCTCGAGAAGATGGGGCATGAGCAGGTCGTGTTCTTCCAGCATAAGGAATCCGGCCTCAAGGCCATCGTGGCCGTGCACAACACCGTGCTCGGGCCCGCCCTGGGCGGCTGCCGCATGTGGCCCTACAAGAGCGAGGACGAGGCGATCACCGACGTGTTGCGCCTCTCGCGCGGCATGACCTACAAGGCCGCGGTCTCCGGCCTGAACCTGGGCGGCGGCAAGGCCGTGATCATCGGCGACCCCTCCCAGAAATCCGAGGCGCTGTTCCGCGCCTTCGGCCGCTTCGTGCAGTCGCTCGGCGGCCGCTACATCACCGCCGAGGACGTGAACACGGCCATCGCGGACATGGACTACATCTTCATGGAGACGGACTACGTGGCCGGCGTGCACCCGGTGCACGGCGGCAGCGGCGACCCCTCGCCCTTCACCGCGTTCGGCACCATCCAGGGCATCAAGGCCTGCCTGATGAAGAAGTACGGCCACACCGACCTCGCCAAGGCGAGCTACGCGGTGCAGGGCTTGGGCCACGTGGGCTTCCACGTGGTGAAGCACCTGCGAGACGCGGGCGCGAAGGTGTTCGTGACGGACATGCACAAGGACCGCATCGAGGAGTGCGTGAAGCTCGGCGCCGAGGCGGTGAGCATGGACGACATCTACAAGGTGGATGCCAAGGTCTACGTGCCCTGCGCGCTCGGCGCCACGGTGAACGAGAAGACCATCCCGCAGTTCAAGTTCGAGATCATCGCCGGCGCGGCCAACAACCAGCTCGCCACCAACGAGTGCGGCGACATCATCCACAAGAAGGGCATCCTGTACGCGCCGGACTACGCGATCAACGCCGGCGGCCTGATGAACGTGTCCATCGAGCTGCAGGGCTACGACCGGGAGCGGGCCAACCGCATGGTCACCGGCATCTACGACATCATGGGCAACATCTTCAAGCTGGCGGACAAGGACGGCATCCCCACCTACGTGGCCGCCGACCGCACCGCGGAAGCCCGCATCGCGGCCATGGGCCAGGTGAAGCTGCCCACGGTGAACCAGCCCTACGAGCGGCACTTCTCCGGCCGCCGCAGCGCCAAGCACTGA